Proteins co-encoded in one Capsicum annuum cultivar UCD-10X-F1 chromosome 9, UCD10Xv1.1, whole genome shotgun sequence genomic window:
- the LOC107841556 gene encoding uncharacterized protein LOC107841556, with translation MNAQSNTAAEATSSQRNVSASGDSSCNNGQTLIFLTSSGLEPSSKCSSSITLSFKSEVDPNKINWKGVSQDVKDGYFGEFKNFYWDASVSEVLVKQQWMKKATLCYNNFITNIKKHRATVQPEFINNHVCEKWMELWQSDDCIKKSKINSKNHCGGHEVAAGTHTSGSITAGEHRKKLLLLVLCYFSSKQLLEIVTAAVFCYCSYYWFYAIFQQAIAAVSLALKIGRHPTPSELHLHVHTHNHDEKSFVGDRSRLLHERYEEIIWEKGQCESEIDQLETYYEAAGGAKKNRLFGLGSEATSYFGKKLVQDGAVLDPPPTHDNDDDIDL, from the exons ATGAATGCTCAAAGCAACACAGCAGCTGAGGCAACATCTAGTCAGAGAAATGTATCTGCTTCAGGAGATTCCAGTTGTAACAATGGCCAGACCCTTATTTTTCTGACTTCTTCAGG GTTGGAACCATCTTCCAAATGCTCCAGTTCCATTACATTATCTTTCAAAAGTGAAGTTGATCCTAATAAGATCAACTGGAAAGGTGTTTCACAAGATGTCAAAGATGGTTATTTTGGAGAATTCAAG AATTTCTATTGGGATGCTTCCGTTAGTGAAGTTCTGGTGAAGCAACAATGGATGAAGAAGGCTACATTATGCTACAATAATTTCATTACTAATATAAAGAAGCATAGAGCTACAGTTCAACCGGAATTTATAAATAACCATGTGTGCGAAAAGTGGATGGAACTTTGGCAAAGTGATGACTGTATTAAGAAGTCCAAGATAAATTCAAAGAATCATTGTGGTGGACATGAAGTAGCTGCTGGGACACACACTAGTGGCTCTATCACAGCTGGAGAGCACCGAAAAAAACTT CTGCTGCTGGTTTTATGCTACTTTTCTAGCAAGCAG TTGCTGGAAATTGTTACGGCTGCTGTTTTCTGTTATTGCAGCTACTACTGGTTTTATGCTATTTTTCAGCAAGCAATTGCTGCAGTTTCTCTT GCTCTTAAAATAGGTCGACATCCAACTCCAAGTGAGTTACATTTGCACGTCCATacacataatcatgatgaaaAATCTTTTGTTGGTGACCGTTCCCGACTTCTACAT GAAAGGTATGAAGAAATTATATGGGAAAAAGGACAATGTGAATCTGAAATAGATCAATTGGAGACATATTATGAAGCTGCGGGAGGAGCAAAAAAGAATAGATTGTTTGGTCTTGGATCTGAAGCTACAAGTTACTTTGGGAAAAAACT GGTACAAGATGGGGCTGTTCTTGATCCTCCTCCTACTCATGATAACGATGACGACATTGATTTGTAG